A genome region from Chryseobacterium sp. G0186 includes the following:
- a CDS encoding transposase, with translation MNMKNIHIGSLIRSKVEEYQIPIERIAKFLDNEEEDVEKMYHEKSIDTEILLKWCKLLKFDFFRFYTGHLILYAPQTRGNNIISKKGQMMVFRKSIYTQEVKDFILRKIEIGAMTAHEIVLRYNIPKTTLYKWLKKM, from the coding sequence ATGAATATGAAAAACATTCATATTGGAAGCCTGATCAGGTCTAAAGTGGAGGAGTATCAGATTCCAATAGAAAGAATCGCCAAATTTTTAGACAATGAGGAGGAAGATGTAGAGAAGATGTATCATGAGAAAAGTATTGATACGGAAATTCTGTTGAAATGGTGTAAACTCTTAAAATTCGATTTCTTTAGGTTTTACACCGGTCATCTTATTTTATATGCCCCACAGACAAGAGGGAATAATATAATCAGTAAAAAAGGGCAGATGATGGTCTTCAGAAAAAGTATCTATACGCAGGAAGTAAAAGATTTTATTCTTCGGAAAATAGAGATTGGGGCGATGACAGCTCATGAGATTGTTCTAAGGTATAACATTCCCAAAACAACCCTATATAAATGGCTGAAAAAAATGTAA
- a CDS encoding helix-turn-helix domain-containing protein, with protein MIPDYKQIYTDILKERFPEKLIDKTIRNKLERLDSAIDVLKFNQMIFGEPEYSVAFNNQRLRSYDKESILEILEYQKKNKLTNIQLSSHFKISRNTITKWKAVFKI; from the coding sequence ATGATTCCGGATTATAAACAGATTTATACTGACATTCTTAAGGAGCGATTTCCAGAAAAATTAATAGATAAAACCATCAGAAATAAGCTGGAAAGATTAGATTCAGCCATTGATGTTCTTAAGTTTAATCAGATGATTTTTGGAGAGCCTGAATATTCCGTTGCGTTTAACAATCAAAGGCTTCGTTCTTATGATAAAGAATCTATTTTGGAAATTCTCGAATATCAAAAAAAGAATAAGCTTACGAATATTCAATTGAGTAGCCATTTTAAAATAAGCCGAAATACAATCACGAAATGGAAAGCTGTTTTTAAAATATAA
- a CDS encoding DUF1801 domain-containing protein has translation MNPIQEYFYRIDEPERSTLLFLREKILASDTEHITETFSFGLPFIKYKKKMLCYFYYSKKYKKHYISFYHGDRLDYPELIQDGRKKFKILLIDPEEDLPVAFILKVAEEIKRYIK, from the coding sequence ATGAACCCTATACAAGAGTACTTCTACAGAATCGATGAGCCGGAAAGGAGTACTCTTCTTTTTTTACGGGAAAAAATTCTGGCATCCGATACAGAACACATTACAGAAACTTTTAGTTTTGGACTCCCATTCATCAAGTACAAAAAGAAAATGCTGTGCTATTTTTACTACAGCAAGAAATATAAAAAACACTACATCAGCTTTTACCATGGTGACAGGCTGGACTATCCTGAACTCATACAGGATGGAAGAAAGAAGTTTAAGATTCTGTTGATTGATCCGGAAGAGGATTTACCCGTAGCGTTTATCTTAAAGGTAGCAGAGGAAATTAAAAGATATATAAAATAA
- a CDS encoding ABC transporter ATP-binding protein, which produces MNEYKKILRFAKPHQKYIYGSLFFNILYSVFQIASLGTILPVLGMLFGTIKPEKYETAPVYSGEITDFFVYLKEYSNYYVQTLVKDHGSLTVLAWLCIITAFMFFLRNAFRYFGSLLLINYRVGVTKDLRGAMYRKILSLPVSFFTESRKGDMMSRMSNDVGEVEGGILGSLIELINAPFMLISTLITLFFLSPEMTLFSLLVLPVMGTMIALIGKSLKKDSHEAQHELGTIFSIVDETLKSSKVIKIFNAEKIMDNRFMLSMNKWISSSINLGKKKELASPMSEFLGSITFLIIAWYGGKQIIVEQSISPADFLVFLGMFFQILPPAKSLSTSISNVQKGEASLKRVLDILDADVKIDEIAEPISITTLQNNIQFNNIGFYYDKANLILKNFNLTIPKGKTVALVGQSGSGKTTIANLLARFYDVSEGEILIDGTDIKHLKLKEFRQLLGMVTQESVLFNDSVYNNILMGKPDATREEVIAAAKIANADTFISGLSEGYDTNIGDDGNKLSGGQKQRVSIARAVLKNPPIMILDEATSALDTESERFVQDALEKMMENRTSLVIAHRLSTIQKADWIVVMEKGTIVEQGTHHDLIAKKGMYNKLVELQNFD; this is translated from the coding sequence ATGAACGAGTATAAAAAAATTCTGAGGTTCGCGAAACCCCACCAAAAATATATCTACGGAAGTTTATTTTTCAATATTCTGTACTCCGTATTTCAAATTGCTTCTTTAGGAACTATTTTACCTGTTTTGGGAATGCTTTTTGGCACCATCAAACCTGAAAAATACGAAACCGCCCCTGTATATTCCGGTGAGATCACAGATTTCTTTGTTTATTTAAAAGAATATTCCAATTACTATGTGCAGACCTTAGTAAAAGATCATGGTTCTCTTACAGTTCTTGCATGGTTGTGTATTATTACGGCTTTCATGTTCTTTTTAAGAAATGCATTCAGATATTTTGGGTCTTTACTGTTAATCAACTATCGTGTAGGGGTTACCAAGGATCTTCGGGGTGCCATGTACAGAAAGATACTTTCCTTACCTGTTTCATTTTTTACAGAAAGCAGAAAAGGAGATATGATGTCTCGTATGTCCAATGATGTAGGTGAAGTAGAAGGAGGTATTTTAGGAAGTTTAATAGAATTGATCAACGCGCCTTTTATGTTGATCAGTACATTGATTACTTTATTCTTCTTAAGCCCCGAAATGACTCTTTTCTCTTTATTGGTTCTTCCGGTAATGGGAACCATGATTGCTCTAATCGGGAAAAGTCTTAAAAAAGACTCTCATGAAGCCCAACATGAACTTGGGACGATCTTTTCTATTGTAGATGAAACATTAAAATCATCAAAGGTTATTAAAATCTTTAATGCAGAAAAGATCATGGATAACCGCTTCATGCTATCGATGAACAAATGGATCTCAAGCTCTATTAATCTAGGTAAAAAGAAAGAATTAGCCTCTCCGATGAGCGAATTTTTAGGATCTATTACGTTCTTAATCATTGCTTGGTATGGAGGAAAACAAATTATTGTTGAACAAAGCATATCCCCTGCAGACTTCCTGGTATTCCTTGGAATGTTCTTCCAGATTCTGCCTCCTGCAAAAAGCTTATCAACATCCATTTCCAATGTACAGAAAGGAGAAGCTTCTCTGAAAAGAGTATTGGATATTCTGGATGCTGATGTAAAAATTGATGAAATAGCAGAACCCATCTCTATTACAACGCTTCAAAATAATATTCAGTTCAATAATATTGGATTCTACTATGATAAGGCCAATCTTATCCTTAAAAACTTTAATCTAACGATTCCAAAGGGGAAAACCGTTGCATTGGTAGGACAAAGTGGAAGTGGAAAAACAACGATTGCTAATCTTTTAGCAAGATTCTACGATGTTTCTGAGGGAGAAATCTTAATTGACGGTACAGATATCAAGCATTTAAAATTAAAGGAATTCCGCCAGCTTCTGGGAATGGTAACACAGGAATCTGTATTATTTAATGATTCTGTATATAACAATATCCTGATGGGTAAACCTGATGCCACCAGAGAAGAGGTAATAGCAGCCGCTAAAATTGCCAATGCAGATACTTTCATTTCAGGCCTTTCTGAGGGATATGATACCAATATCGGTGATGATGGAAATAAACTTTCCGGAGGCCAGAAACAAAGGGTTTCCATTGCAAGAGCAGTATTGAAGAATCCACCAATTATGATTTTGGATGAAGCGACTTCAGCCTTGGATACAGAATCTGAAAGATTTGTACAGGATGCTCTTGAAAAAATGATGGAAAACAGAACATCACTGGTTATCGCTCACCGACTTTCAACTATTCAGAAGGCAGACTGGATTGTAGTAATGGAGAAAGGAACTATTGTAGAACAAGGAACCCACCATGACCTTATCGCCAAAAAAGGTATGTACAACAAGCTTGTTGAGCTTCAAAATTTCGACTAA
- a CDS encoding M28 family peptidase has translation MKKLTYLTLSLFSICTFAQEVSTERVKTIISTLASDEMKGREIGTPENDNAANYIAKLFKENNLEYCTGNSYLIPFDYEGKTAYNVCGIKKGKSDKNLAFSGHFDHIGTSNKSGDNIYNGADDDASGITTLVGIADYFKNKKPEFSMVFMAFNGEEKGMLGSKAISEDKNLDKIYNNMTALFNFEMVATESQWGKNALYMTGDGFSDLDELFNKNAVNGLKINADPYAKQQLFYRSDNVSFVKKKIIAHSFSTVDMTKAHHYHHENDDMSIVDVDNMTQIINNFGKTLDKLNPKSFAPKYNDQVKF, from the coding sequence ATGAAAAAATTAACTTATCTCACGTTATCACTTTTCTCCATCTGTACCTTTGCACAGGAGGTTTCGACAGAAAGAGTAAAAACCATCATCTCAACTCTCGCATCTGATGAAATGAAAGGGCGTGAAATCGGAACTCCCGAAAATGATAATGCAGCCAACTATATTGCCAAACTTTTCAAAGAAAATAATCTTGAATACTGTACAGGAAACTCTTATCTGATCCCTTTTGATTATGAGGGTAAAACAGCCTATAATGTATGTGGCATAAAAAAAGGAAAATCAGATAAAAATCTGGCTTTCTCCGGACATTTTGATCACATCGGAACCAGCAATAAAAGCGGGGACAATATTTACAACGGTGCAGATGATGATGCCAGCGGAATTACAACTTTAGTAGGGATTGCAGATTATTTTAAAAATAAAAAGCCTGAGTTTTCAATGGTCTTTATGGCCTTCAATGGGGAAGAAAAGGGAATGTTGGGTTCAAAAGCGATTTCTGAAGACAAAAACCTGGATAAAATTTACAATAACATGACGGCTCTTTTCAATTTTGAAATGGTAGCCACTGAATCTCAATGGGGGAAAAATGCATTGTATATGACAGGAGATGGTTTTTCAGATCTTGATGAACTGTTTAATAAAAATGCTGTGAATGGCCTGAAAATTAATGCAGACCCTTATGCAAAGCAGCAATTGTTCTACCGTTCAGACAATGTAAGCTTTGTAAAAAAGAAAATCATCGCCCATTCATTTTCAACGGTTGATATGACCAAGGCTCATCATTACCATCATGAAAATGACGACATGAGCATTGTGGACGTCGATAATATGACCCAAATCATCAATAATTTTGGAAAAACACTGGATAAACTAAATCCGAAAAGCTTTGCTCCAAAATACAATGATCAGGTGAAATTTTAA
- a CDS encoding DUF4293 family protein — protein MLQRIQTIWTLLAVLAAVFLFITGQDVVISDSIPVLNIGCIVLVIIGALSVFSFKNRKRQILLNTISIIINALLIGVLAYWLLNLSGGIQFPEKGIEPIFPLIAVICLLIANVYIRKDERLVKSVDRLR, from the coding sequence ATGCTACAGAGAATACAAACCATATGGACTTTACTAGCAGTTTTAGCTGCTGTTTTCCTTTTTATAACAGGACAGGATGTTGTCATTTCCGACAGTATTCCGGTACTTAACATAGGATGCATCGTCCTTGTGATTATTGGGGCATTAAGTGTTTTTAGTTTTAAAAACCGAAAAAGACAAATTTTGCTGAATACCATCAGCATCATTATAAACGCTTTGTTGATTGGTGTATTGGCGTACTGGTTACTAAACTTATCCGGAGGAATTCAATTTCCTGAGAAGGGTATTGAGCCGATTTTCCCATTGATTGCGGTAATATGTCTGCTTATTGCAAACGTATATATCCGTAAAGATGAGAGGCTCGTAAAATCTGTAGACAGACTTCGATAG
- the rho gene encoding transcription termination factor Rho — MFNIETLRSKSVTELTKILKDLGVKVARNSNENDKIFAVLDFQASNPKVAKDYFNATEISTNTEEAPAEKTVKAPVKKAAPKKAPVKPRANTKTSAEPIAEEKVEEKVAPAEDIKTEEPKAETVVATEDASAANSAKKKRKRVSTPAGNTEVTQEKTEAPKNTESQEPAQAEEKPNNTPPQQQQANRPQKGHNHPQNGGNQHKNQNQNQHQHQNQHQNQNQNRHSDKAEEQHDHKKEFTFDGMVSIEGVLEILPDNYGFLRSSDFSYISSPDDVYVSTAQIRNYGLKTGDTVKGIVRLPKEGEKYFSLLKPTEVNGRDLAFIKDRVAFEYLTPLFPEEKFNLAGSESTISTRIVDLFAPIGKGQRAMIVAQPKTGKTMLLKDIANSIAANHPEVYMMVLLIDERPEEVTDMERSVNAEVIASTFDEAAEKHVKVANLVLAKAQRMVECGHDVVILLDSITRLARAYNTVTPASGKVLSGGVDANALHKPKRFFGAARKIEGGGSLTIIATALIDTGSKMDEVIFEEFKGTGNMELQLDRKIANRRIYPAIDLISSSTRRDDLLLDEVTSQRMWIFRKYLSEMNPVEAMEFVNKNIKGTLNNEEFLMSMNK; from the coding sequence ATGTTTAACATAGAAACGTTAAGGTCAAAATCCGTAACGGAACTGACTAAAATCTTAAAGGATTTGGGCGTTAAAGTTGCAAGAAATAGCAATGAAAATGACAAAATCTTTGCAGTTCTCGACTTTCAGGCTTCCAATCCTAAAGTAGCGAAAGATTATTTCAACGCCACAGAAATCAGCACAAATACTGAAGAAGCCCCAGCAGAAAAAACTGTAAAGGCTCCGGTAAAAAAAGCTGCTCCAAAGAAAGCTCCCGTAAAACCGAGAGCGAATACAAAAACATCGGCAGAGCCAATAGCAGAAGAAAAAGTAGAAGAAAAAGTGGCCCCTGCTGAAGACATAAAAACTGAAGAGCCCAAAGCCGAAACAGTTGTAGCAACAGAAGATGCCTCCGCAGCAAATTCAGCTAAAAAGAAAAGAAAAAGAGTTTCTACGCCTGCAGGTAACACTGAGGTAACTCAAGAAAAAACAGAAGCTCCAAAAAACACAGAATCTCAAGAGCCTGCTCAGGCCGAAGAAAAGCCTAACAATACCCCTCCTCAACAGCAACAGGCTAACAGACCTCAAAAAGGACACAACCATCCACAGAACGGTGGAAACCAACATAAAAATCAGAACCAAAACCAGCATCAGCATCAAAACCAACACCAAAATCAGAATCAAAACAGACATTCTGACAAGGCAGAGGAACAGCATGACCATAAAAAAGAATTTACTTTCGATGGAATGGTAAGCATTGAAGGCGTGTTGGAAATATTACCTGATAACTACGGATTTTTACGTTCCTCAGACTTTAGCTATATCTCTTCACCTGATGATGTGTATGTTTCTACAGCACAGATCAGAAACTATGGGTTGAAAACCGGAGATACCGTTAAAGGAATTGTAAGACTTCCAAAAGAAGGTGAAAAATATTTTTCACTATTAAAACCTACAGAAGTAAACGGACGTGATCTTGCATTTATTAAAGATCGTGTTGCATTTGAATATCTTACACCGCTTTTCCCTGAAGAGAAATTCAACCTTGCAGGAAGTGAGTCTACGATTTCTACAAGAATAGTAGATTTATTTGCACCAATCGGAAAAGGACAGAGAGCAATGATTGTTGCACAGCCTAAAACAGGTAAAACAATGTTGCTTAAAGATATTGCCAATTCTATTGCAGCGAACCACCCTGAAGTATACATGATGGTTCTTCTGATTGATGAACGTCCGGAAGAGGTTACTGATATGGAAAGGAGTGTAAATGCAGAAGTTATTGCCTCTACATTTGACGAAGCCGCTGAGAAACATGTGAAGGTAGCTAACCTTGTTCTTGCAAAAGCACAAAGAATGGTTGAGTGCGGACATGATGTTGTGATCTTACTGGATTCTATCACGAGATTGGCAAGAGCATACAATACCGTTACTCCTGCATCTGGTAAAGTTCTTTCCGGTGGGGTAGATGCTAATGCCCTTCACAAGCCGAAAAGATTCTTCGGAGCAGCAAGAAAAATTGAAGGTGGTGGTTCTTTAACGATTATTGCCACTGCACTTATTGATACGGGTTCTAAAATGGATGAAGTGATCTTTGAAGAATTCAAGGGTACAGGTAACATGGAGCTTCAGTTAGACAGAAAAATTGCTAACAGAAGAATTTATCCTGCAATTGACCTAATCTCTTCAAGTACTCGTAGAGATGATCTTCTTCTGGATGAAGTAACTTCTCAGAGAATGTGGATCTTCAGAAAATATCTTTCTGAAATGAACCCTGTAGAAGCAATGGAATTTGTAAATAAGAACATTAAAGGGACTCTGAACAATGAGGAATTCCTGATGTCTATGAATAAATAA
- a CDS encoding superoxide dismutase, giving the protein MSFELPKLGYAYDALEPTIDARTMEIHHTKHHQAYIDNLNKAIEGTDLAGKTIEEICQTGTDKPAVRNNGGGHFNHSLFWEILTPGGSNEPVGNVKAAIENYGGLEKFKNDFSDAAKTRFGSGWAWLVKNADGSVSVSSTPNQDNPLMPVADVKGTPVLGLDVWEHAYYLNYQNRRPDYVSAFFAVVNWDKVEELFNK; this is encoded by the coding sequence ATGTCATTTGAATTACCAAAACTAGGATATGCATACGATGCATTAGAACCAACTATCGATGCAAGAACTATGGAAATCCACCATACAAAACATCACCAGGCGTACATTGACAATTTAAATAAAGCAATTGAAGGAACTGACTTAGCAGGAAAAACAATCGAAGAGATCTGCCAGACAGGAACTGATAAACCAGCAGTAAGAAATAATGGAGGAGGACACTTCAACCACTCTTTATTCTGGGAAATTTTAACTCCAGGGGGAAGCAATGAGCCTGTAGGAAATGTAAAGGCTGCTATTGAAAACTATGGAGGTCTTGAAAAATTCAAAAATGATTTCTCTGATGCTGCTAAAACAAGATTTGGTTCAGGATGGGCTTGGTTGGTAAAAAATGCTGACGGTTCTGTATCTGTTTCTTCTACTCCAAACCAGGATAACCCATTAATGCCTGTAGCAGACGTTAAAGGAACTCCGGTTTTAGGATTAGATGTTTGGGAGCATGCTTATTATTTAAACTACCAAAACAGAAGACCTGACTATGTTTCTGCATTCTTTGCTGTGGTAAACTGGGATAAGGTAGAAGAATTATTCAACAAATAA
- a CDS encoding T9SS type A sorting domain-containing protein: protein MKNTIKLILFSILLSWKPLYSQSGSDIIFCLDNSGSISSLAFNQMTVSSMKLMEEILKCNRDNRVSVVHYGTDFQGMTPSLPRIYIESNFTNDLATAQTFTRRLGNGDHFHDAVNLIGSALDHYPHSDIVSPQKTLDTRRERPLVIILFSDGERANGNLSSGSYLVNTNTPNGLHEDNAFAAFTKFKRDRNAKFIVVHVSTDQPYIEAAANIASRGGSYSGNIEQYNDDPDHNLLPRYYLNKPNFTLTNTEITSLSGNICKMNTGYVEFTYETRSCKQTMSFPLHVNGNYSIPQGASIVNFQLSLLDIATSTIYPTSTVPNFPNPNEFEFTVNQADLTNPPSGQYKFIIELVYSFAGTNDGIHAENSINSQYDLMYCENLRTDTTVPAPAARFAKPKDKEYRIDLNADPNHTKSMLKEKAQPKNIQVSPNPNNGVFTVSLDKVRSGSLQVNDINGKVVFEKSFSNEKEVAVDMHSLPSNTYIVKVSSGNETFTQKIIKR, encoded by the coding sequence ATGAAAAATACAATTAAGCTTATCTTATTCTCAATTTTATTATCCTGGAAACCGCTGTACTCACAATCCGGAAGTGATATTATTTTCTGCCTAGACAATAGTGGATCAATCAGCAGCTTAGCCTTCAATCAGATGACCGTTTCTTCAATGAAGCTCATGGAAGAGATTTTAAAATGCAACCGTGACAACCGGGTTTCTGTAGTACACTATGGAACAGATTTCCAGGGAATGACTCCATCTCTTCCAAGAATCTATATAGAATCCAATTTCACCAATGATCTGGCAACAGCTCAGACTTTCACAAGAAGATTAGGAAATGGAGACCATTTTCATGATGCTGTCAACTTAATAGGATCTGCCCTTGACCATTACCCTCATTCTGATATCGTCAGCCCACAAAAAACATTAGATACCCGCCGTGAAAGACCATTAGTCATCATCCTGTTCTCTGATGGGGAAAGAGCGAATGGTAACCTGAGTAGTGGTTCTTATTTGGTGAACACCAATACACCGAATGGACTTCATGAGGATAATGCGTTTGCAGCTTTTACAAAATTTAAAAGAGATAGAAATGCGAAATTTATTGTAGTTCACGTAAGTACTGATCAACCTTATATAGAAGCAGCCGCAAACATTGCAAGCCGCGGAGGTTCATATAGCGGAAATATTGAACAATACAATGATGATCCGGATCATAACCTGCTTCCAAGGTATTATTTGAATAAGCCAAACTTTACATTAACCAATACCGAAATAACTTCGTTAAGTGGTAACATCTGCAAAATGAACACCGGATATGTTGAATTTACCTATGAAACTCGTTCATGCAAACAGACTATGAGCTTCCCGTTACATGTGAATGGAAATTATTCAATACCACAGGGAGCATCCATTGTGAATTTTCAGCTGTCTCTTTTGGATATCGCAACAAGCACAATTTATCCAACATCTACAGTACCTAATTTCCCTAATCCAAATGAGTTTGAATTTACAGTAAATCAGGCAGACCTTACCAATCCTCCTTCAGGGCAATACAAGTTCATTATTGAGCTCGTTTACTCTTTTGCCGGAACTAATGATGGAATTCATGCTGAAAACAGTATCAATTCCCAATATGATCTTATGTACTGTGAAAATTTACGTACTGACACCACGGTTCCTGCTCCTGCAGCCAGGTTTGCAAAGCCAAAAGATAAAGAGTACCGTATTGACCTTAATGCAGATCCTAATCACACAAAATCAATGCTTAAAGAAAAAGCTCAGCCAAAAAACATTCAGGTTTCGCCGAATCCTAATAATGGCGTGTTTACAGTTTCGCTTGATAAAGTACGTTCAGGATCACTGCAAGTGAATGATATTAATGGTAAGGTTGTTTTTGAGAAATCATTCAGCAATGAAAAAGAAGTTGCTGTTGACATGCATTCATTACCATCCAATACCTATATTGTAAAAGTAAGTTCAGGAAACGAAACCTTTACACAGAAAATAATTAAAAGATAA
- a CDS encoding endonuclease: MKKYLIIAALFCFGSAFSQQKQVKRAAIGFLNVENLWDTIPSADYIDGTLPRSNPKFHRSVPVDSLKYLETTEDYKGEWSDDLLIGKKVIRKQFLSEDFTANSPKRWGTKYYNQKLANEAKVISELGRQYTNDNPAICGLIEVENRQVIEDLIKQPALAKSNYGIVHFNSYDSRGIDVAIIYQKGRFSVLDSYKKEIKIYDENGKREYTRDIVIAIGLLDGEKVGIFMNHWPSRRGGEAISLAKRNTAATVLKSEMDKVTAENPGIKLFSMGDYNDDPVSPSLKKHLAAVGDPSELSDKTPYYNLMYKLYKAGVASLAYRDAPNLFDQIIVSRNLYSPEKITPTYSIYKAEIYAPAYLVNKEGQWKGYPLRSWDGDRFTGGYSDHFPAVSIIQKEYIKK; the protein is encoded by the coding sequence ATGAAAAAATATCTAATCATTGCCGCTCTATTTTGCTTTGGCTCCGCTTTCTCACAACAGAAGCAGGTAAAACGAGCAGCTATCGGATTCCTGAACGTAGAAAACCTTTGGGATACTATTCCTTCTGCTGATTATATTGATGGAACATTACCACGTTCCAACCCTAAGTTTCACAGAAGTGTGCCCGTAGATTCCTTAAAGTATCTTGAAACAACTGAAGATTATAAGGGAGAGTGGAGTGATGATCTTTTGATTGGAAAAAAAGTAATCAGAAAACAATTCTTATCTGAGGATTTTACGGCTAACAGTCCTAAAAGATGGGGAACAAAATATTACAACCAAAAACTAGCCAATGAAGCTAAGGTTATTTCTGAGCTTGGAAGACAATATACCAATGACAACCCTGCTATCTGTGGATTAATTGAGGTTGAAAACAGACAGGTTATTGAGGACCTTATCAAGCAGCCTGCTTTGGCAAAAAGCAATTATGGAATTGTACATTTCAATTCTTATGATTCAAGAGGAATTGATGTCGCTATTATTTATCAGAAAGGAAGATTTTCTGTTCTGGATTCCTATAAAAAGGAAATCAAGATTTATGATGAAAACGGAAAAAGAGAATATACGAGAGATATCGTAATAGCAATAGGACTATTGGATGGAGAAAAAGTAGGAATCTTTATGAACCACTGGCCTTCCAGAAGAGGTGGAGAAGCTATTTCCCTTGCCAAAAGAAATACTGCCGCTACGGTTCTGAAAAGTGAAATGGACAAGGTAACTGCTGAAAACCCGGGAATTAAGTTATTCTCAATGGGTGATTACAACGATGATCCGGTAAGCCCAAGTTTAAAAAAGCATTTAGCTGCTGTGGGTGATCCAAGTGAACTATCAGACAAAACGCCTTATTATAACTTAATGTATAAATTATATAAAGCGGGTGTTGCTTCTTTAGCATATAGAGATGCTCCGAATTTATTTGACCAGATCATTGTATCGAGAAACCTTTATTCTCCTGAAAAAATTACTCCTACTTATTCTATATACAAGGCAGAGATCTACGCTCCGGCTTATCTTGTAAATAAGGAAGGACAATGGAAAGGATATCCGTTACGTTCTTGGGACGGAGACCGATTTACAGGTGGGTATAGTGACCACTTCCCGGCGGTTTCTATAATTCAGAAAGAATACATAAAAAAATAG